From Bacillota bacterium, the proteins below share one genomic window:
- a CDS encoding HAMP domain-containing sensor histidine kinase, producing the protein MNRIAVKMAAGFALVAVMSVAAVGLVAQWAVRAEFGRYLVGVRGWVRSAEPGTSTREGLPGGQALQPPLPQEVAPERIRPEDQVAEGYGWMMRRMMGPRWAEAMRLMMGVREHRFLEGVEAVLWRVGVGVVVAGAGLGALMASSFTRRLRRLSARALALAEAAHWAPPARGDEVDHLDDAFTTMERALARKEQQRRQLLADIAHELNTPLAVVQANLESMLDGVTTPRPERIAALHTQVGTLVRLVNDLRDLALAEAGELSLHRRLARLDELVEQAADLWRPRFEELGARLVVETRPTPAVQVDTDRIGQVLANLLSNAVRHIPPHDGWVRVRVYPGGTSRPEVLVTVEDNGPGIPEKSLPFVFDHFYRADMSRSRQTGGSGIGLAIVKSVVEAHGGRVWAANRPEGGAAFTFALPATALPAAVSVNGRREGVHSQ; encoded by the coding sequence ATGAACCGGATAGCCGTCAAGATGGCCGCCGGGTTCGCGCTGGTCGCCGTCATGTCGGTGGCCGCGGTGGGGTTGGTCGCCCAGTGGGCGGTGCGGGCGGAGTTCGGCCGGTATCTGGTAGGGGTGCGGGGATGGGTTCGCTCGGCGGAGCCCGGCACCTCCACCCGGGAGGGGCTACCGGGCGGGCAGGCCCTGCAGCCGCCGCTGCCCCAGGAAGTGGCGCCGGAGCGAATCCGCCCGGAAGACCAAGTGGCCGAGGGCTACGGCTGGATGATGCGCCGCATGATGGGTCCCCGGTGGGCCGAGGCCATGCGCCTCATGATGGGGGTGCGGGAGCACCGCTTCCTTGAGGGCGTGGAGGCGGTGCTCTGGCGCGTCGGCGTGGGGGTGGTGGTGGCCGGGGCAGGGCTCGGCGCGCTGATGGCTTCGAGCTTCACCCGGCGCCTGCGCCGCCTCTCGGCCAGGGCGCTGGCCCTTGCCGAAGCGGCCCATTGGGCGCCGCCGGCGCGGGGCGACGAGGTCGACCACCTGGACGACGCGTTCACCACCATGGAGCGGGCTCTGGCCCGCAAAGAGCAGCAGCGCCGCCAGCTCCTGGCGGACATCGCGCACGAGCTCAACACGCCCCTGGCGGTGGTCCAGGCGAACCTGGAGTCGATGCTGGACGGCGTTACGACGCCGCGTCCCGAACGCATCGCGGCCCTCCACACGCAGGTCGGCACGCTGGTCCGTCTGGTCAACGATCTGAGGGACCTGGCCTTGGCGGAGGCGGGGGAGCTGAGCCTGCACCGCCGGCTGGCGAGGCTCGACGAGCTGGTGGAGCAGGCGGCCGACCTGTGGCGGCCCCGCTTTGAGGAGCTCGGTGCCCGGCTCGTGGTGGAGACCCGGCCGACCCCGGCGGTGCAAGTGGACACCGACCGGATCGGCCAGGTGCTGGCCAACTTGCTGAGCAACGCCGTGCGCCACATCCCGCCGCACGACGGGTGGGTGCGGGTGCGAGTCTACCCGGGCGGGACGTCGCGGCCGGAAGTGTTGGTCACGGTGGAGGACAACGGCCCGGGCATACCGGAAAAGAGCCTGCCGTTCGTGTTCGACCACTTTTACCGGGCGGACATGAGCCGCAGCCGCCAGACGGGCGGTTCTGGAATCGGGCTTGCCATCGTGAAATCGGTGGTGGAGGCTCACGGTGGCCGGGTTTGGGCGGCAAACCGGCCGGAGGGCGGCGCGGCCTTCACCTTCGCGCTGCCGGCCACGGCCCTTCCGGCGGCGGTGAGCGTCAACGGCCGTAGGGAAGGGGTCCACAGCCAGTGA
- the galE gene encoding UDP-glucose 4-epimerase GalE — translation MRILVTGGAGYVGSHAVIDLVEAGHDVTVVDNLSTGHADAVCGARLAVGDITEKESLEAIVARHGPFEAAMHFAALTQVGESMQHPARYFRVNVAGTLNLLEALVRNGTRSFVFSSSAAVYGEPVRIPIPEDHPLNPRNPYGESKRMVEAMLTWFQRAHGVRWVSLRYFNAAGADPAGRTGERHDPETHLIPAVLLAAAGRRSAVEVFGTDWPTPDGTCIRDFIHVSDLAQAHRLALEYLAGGGESAAFNLGSGHGWSVREVLETCRRVTGRDFEVRSAPRRPGDPAVLVASSARAREVLGWRPRFVTLDEMVQTAWEWHRRGY, via the coding sequence GTGCGCATTCTGGTCACCGGCGGTGCCGGTTACGTGGGAAGCCACGCCGTGATCGATCTGGTCGAGGCCGGTCACGACGTGACGGTCGTGGACAATCTCAGCACGGGGCACGCGGACGCCGTCTGCGGCGCGCGCCTGGCGGTGGGGGACATCACGGAAAAGGAGAGCCTGGAGGCGATCGTGGCCCGGCACGGGCCGTTCGAGGCCGCCATGCACTTCGCCGCCCTCACTCAGGTCGGCGAATCGATGCAGCACCCTGCCCGCTACTTTCGCGTCAATGTCGCCGGCACCCTAAACCTCCTGGAAGCGCTGGTTCGAAATGGCACGCGTTCCTTCGTTTTCTCCTCCTCGGCAGCGGTCTACGGCGAGCCGGTCCGCATTCCCATCCCGGAGGACCATCCGCTGAACCCCCGCAATCCCTACGGCGAAAGCAAGCGCATGGTGGAGGCCATGCTCACCTGGTTTCAACGCGCCCATGGCGTGCGCTGGGTGAGCCTTCGGTATTTCAACGCCGCGGGGGCCGATCCCGCCGGCCGCACGGGCGAGCGCCACGACCCCGAGACGCACCTCATCCCGGCCGTGCTGCTGGCCGCAGCAGGCCGTCGCAGCGCCGTCGAGGTGTTCGGCACGGACTGGCCCACGCCGGACGGCACGTGCATCCGGGACTTCATCCACGTGAGCGACCTGGCGCAGGCCCACCGCCTCGCCCTCGAGTACCTGGCTGGCGGCGGCGAGAGCGCCGCGTTCAACCTGGGGAGCGGGCACGGCTGGTCGGTGCGAGAGGTTCTCGAGACTTGCCGGCGCGTGACGGGGCGAGATTTCGAAGTAAGAAGCGCCCCCCGCCGGCCGGGCGATCCGGCGGTGCTGGTAGCGTCGAGCGCCCGCGCCCGGGAGGTGCTGGGCTGGCGGCCCCGTTTCGTGACGCTCGACGAGATGGTGCAAACCGCCTGGGAATGGCACCGGAGGGGCTATTGA
- a CDS encoding response regulator transcription factor has protein sequence MAVETAPQGTVLVVEDEPEIVEVVKAYLEAEGFTVVTAPDGLAALEAVQTQHIDLILLDLMLPGVDGREVCRQIRAGSDVPIIMLTARGDEVDRVVGLELGADDYITKPFSPREVVARIRAVLRRTQRRAPVASAGSPAAGRAGRESDEVYRVGALVVDVARHQAFANGRELGLTPTEFKILATLAAHPGRVFTRLQLVERVQGYAFEGYERTIDAHIKNLRQKLDDDPRQPRFIATVYGVGYKLVSGTRGVLS, from the coding sequence TTGGCCGTAGAGACGGCGCCGCAAGGCACCGTCCTGGTGGTAGAGGACGAGCCGGAGATCGTCGAGGTGGTCAAGGCGTACCTCGAGGCGGAAGGCTTCACGGTCGTAACGGCCCCCGACGGGCTTGCCGCGCTCGAGGCCGTCCAGACCCAGCACATCGACCTGATCCTGCTCGACCTGATGCTGCCGGGCGTGGATGGCCGGGAGGTGTGCCGGCAGATTCGCGCAGGGTCGGATGTCCCCATCATCATGCTGACCGCCCGAGGCGACGAGGTGGACCGGGTGGTCGGCCTGGAACTCGGCGCCGACGACTACATCACCAAGCCGTTCAGCCCTCGTGAGGTGGTGGCGCGAATCCGCGCCGTGCTGCGGCGCACCCAGCGGCGGGCGCCCGTGGCCTCCGCCGGCTCGCCGGCGGCTGGCCGCGCCGGGCGGGAGAGCGACGAAGTTTACCGGGTGGGGGCGCTTGTGGTGGACGTGGCGCGCCACCAGGCGTTTGCCAACGGGCGAGAGCTGGGCCTGACTCCCACCGAGTTCAAGATCCTGGCCACGCTCGCCGCGCACCCGGGACGGGTGTTCACGCGCCTGCAACTCGTCGAGCGGGTGCAAGGCTACGCTTTCGAAGGTTATGAACGCACCATCGACGCGCACATCAAGAACCTGCGCCAGAAGCTGGACGACGACCCCCGCCAGCCGCGCTTCATCGCCACGGTTTACGGGGTCGGGTACAAGCTCGTAAGCGGAACGCGGGGCGTTTTGTCATGA